The Ictalurus punctatus breed USDA103 chromosome 9, Coco_2.0, whole genome shotgun sequence genome contains a region encoding:
- the mrpl33 gene encoding 39S ribosomal protein L33, mitochondrial: MFLTAVNLAKSKSKTVLVQMMSAAGTGYCFNTKRGRLREKLVLRKHDPIVNQHVLFIEKKKIRSL; encoded by the exons ATGTTTCTCACCGCAGTTAACC TCGCCAAGAGCAAATCTAA AACTGTGTTGGTACAGATGATGAGTGCTGCAGGGACAGGTTACTGTTTCAACACCAAGAGAGGACGACTCCGAGAAAAACTGGTGTTGCGTAAACACGACCCTATAG TGAACCAGCACGTCTTGTTCATCGAGAAGAAGAAGATCCGCTCTCTTTAA